The following are encoded in a window of Panicum virgatum strain AP13 chromosome 5N, P.virgatum_v5, whole genome shotgun sequence genomic DNA:
- the LOC120673052 gene encoding uncharacterized protein LOC120673052: MAFVPVCVQCGTRSNPCRCKVLGPTLGFVAFVVAGVIEWPLGAAVYLFRHRKGRRIMAHPATVVYPRITSAIPI, translated from the coding sequence ATGGCGTTCGTGCCGGTGTGCGTGCAGTGCGGGACGCGGAGCAACCCGTGCCGGTGCAAGGTGCTCGGGCCGACGCTGGGGTTCGTGGCCTTCGTGGTGGCCGGCGTCATCGAGTGGCCGCTGGGCGCCGCCGTGTACCTGTTCCGGCACCGCAAGGGCCGCCGCATCATGGCGCACCCGGCCACCGTCGTCTACCCGCGCATCACCAGCGCCATCCCCATCTAA